DNA sequence from the Ovis canadensis isolate MfBH-ARS-UI-01 breed Bighorn chromosome 2, ARS-UI_OviCan_v2, whole genome shotgun sequence genome:
CCTCTAGAATCCCACATTTCCACCTGCCAACTTCATCCTCCCCAGCATCCAGAAGGTCCCTGGGAGAGACcttgcccccaccccaacccatcCTGATTCCAGGATTTGGTTCCAATGCCAACATTAGTCTTCAAAATCagatgagagaaggaaagattGAAATGTTACTTCTGTTTATGTTTAGTctaaaaaaagagggggaaaataaAGCATTACTAATATTAAAAGTGGCGTCCCTAGcgtctcagtggtgaagaatctgcctaccaatgcaagagatgcagatttggttcctgggtcaggaagattcctgagagaaagaaatggcaacctactccagtattcttgcctgggaaatcccacggatggaggaacctagcaggctctagtccatggggtcataaaagagtcggacacaacttagcaactaaacaacaacaatacttaaAATATGGATTGAAACTGTGCACTCAAAGAATTAGAGTGCACAGACTCCCCTGGGACTcataaaagaacatatttttgCCCAAGATTTTGAAAAAATGGCAAGTTGAAGTAAAACACATGGATTAACCCTTGTTTTTTTCAGTTGCAGTGGAAAGGAGACATCTCCAAACTTGGTTAGCCAGCCAGAACATACATACACTTGAATGTGGAGAGCCTttaatgaacataaacacaaaaagaatttttaaagtatggCTTGATAGTGGTATACATAAATTATTCATAAGTCAAATACACAAATTGGGGATGAGagttcaaaaaatgtttttccgATAGGAATGCTTGGTCAGTGAAGTTTAAAGCAACAATATGACCTCTCCAAGGTGTCATCATAACTCCATGCAGAGGGGGGCCTAGATGTTTCTTCTTTGATGCCCAAAAGAGCCATCTGCTCACACAGATAGGAGGAAGATGTAGCAGACAGAATCACTTCTATCTGAGTTTCCAGGGTCAAGGGTGTATCTCACGCTCTCAGGCAGTCCTGAAAATAATTAGCCACCTAATCACTGGACTTTGGGACTTTGGGATGTGGACTTTGGGAATGAGAAAAGGACCTCTCAGCAATCAGGGACAGCCATGCTCACTTCAGCTAAATCTTCTCACCagcaagaggaagaagggagagctATTAGAGAAGGTGGTCAGTGGCCCCTAAGGAGAAGGATGGTGGTGGGGTTGCCGGTGAAGACACACAGGTAAACGTGAGCACCAGGACTTGGTGACCAAATGGTCCTGCCACCAACACTGACCCCAGGACAGGAAGTTCAGCCAAATTGTCCAGGAGCCTGGGGTGCCTTCTGGGGGCAGCCAGAGTCAAAGAATCAGGCTGGTTCATCTCATCTGACCCTTTGAAGGATGCTGAGACTCCCTAAATCAGAGAAAGGAGTGAAAAATGTGTCCCACCTGCGTGCTGTCCTCTCAAATACCTGGGAGCTCTGAGAGGTGAACAGGCTCTATCTATGCAGTCAGGCAGTGGCACAGCCTGGAGGTCTGAGTTCAAGTGCGGACTCCATCTCTTAGAAACTTTATGAACACAGGCAAGCCACTAGGTCTCTCTGAATCCTAATTTATCCACCTCCCAAATGGACAGAATAAACCCTTTTCTACTTCCAGGGAGATGCCAAGGTGACAATCCCAAcctaaaaacagaaaatggacTCAAAAGCAATTAGGGACTTAAAATGATACTTTACAACTGATTGACAATAATTCTCAAACCAACTagagacaaaaaggaaaagtgtCTGGGGCAGgtaatttctttcatttcacaTGTACCCCAAGACTGATGGCACACAGAGGTGGCAAAGgtctccccatccttccctccaggGAGAGGGAGACCACCATGAAGATAATGGGATTGTAGACCCTGCATCATGAGGGGTCTGCCTGAAACCCAGAAAGTGTAGAGATACAGGGAGAGATTGCTCCTGAGCTGGCAAGCTCTTGCCATCGGCCGAGTCTCCCGCCCGTTGCCTCATCAATCTATCTTCCTCTTAGCAGCTGACACCTCTGGCAGCACCTCCCAGCAACCCAGGCATTAGAATTGCAAGAAGCCCAGCTGCACCGGGGAATACAGATGGAGGAATCTCAGATTCAAATTTGTCTAAGTATTGTGAACAACCAGACCCAGGCAAGGCGTTTCAACTGCCCTTCCACCAAAGGGAAGTGGTGGGGGTTTTGTTAGAAGTACAAATTGCTTCTTAATGCAGAGGATAAAGCTGGGCTCCGGCACCTCCTTAGAaattcctcctgctcccaggaaAGCCACCGCTGCAtgtcaattttaatttttgaaatttaaaccGAGGGCTTTGTGTCTAAGCTCCATCTCATcggaggaaggggaggaataaGTCAAAAAGGATTAGGGGCCCACTGGGGATTGCAGATCCATAGCAATTAGACTTCATTTGGGTCTCATATATTTGGTTTTAATCGCATTTCTGGATGATACAATCGACAAGGCATCAGAAATTGATACGTATGCGACTGTAGATGGGATCGACTCTGCCCTCCCCAGTTCCTGGGCTCAGCTGGTTGTGGGGTGGGGTTGGTGGGGAACTGCGGTTCATTTGGGCTGGAACTGGGAGGGTGATGGTTTGCATATGGATATTGTTTTCCTCCTCAATATCTTTGAGCACTTTATGCCTAGACTTGAGGCAGATGCAATCATTGCTAATATTCAAGTGAATGACAATAAAacattattcaaataaaataagagCATAAAGAGGAATAGCGACAGAGACAAGACTCAAGGCAGGGGGTATAATTGTCTTTTAAATCAGAATCACAAATTTCAGCATCTTCCAGGAACTAAAGTTGAGCACATTGCAATTTGGGAGCAGACATATAGCCACAAATATGTCACACACCACACTGACATGAGtctatgaatatgtgtgtgtgtgcacctgtgtaaCATGGATTAGCAATGACAACCACATTATATCcacatggggtgtgtgtgtgcatatccaGTTCGATATAGGTAGCACACTCCAGGGTTGCCTCTGTGTACATATTCACATTTCTCTGCAAACAGCTGGTCAAAATGAGCTCCGTGAATACTAACAGGTTGTTAACAAGTTATTTTGTAGATAACGTACTGTTTATTGGAACTCAATAATCTAAAAACggaacaaaaaagtgaaaaaacaaaaacatcatgTGGAGTGTTTTCTTaacctgtctgtgtgtgtgtgtgtgcgtgcgtgtgtgcgtgtgtaacagtgaaggaaaggaaaggaaggaccaAACAAATGCAGTCAGGTTCAGAGCAGGTGCCCCATACCACCACACACAAAGGAAGACCCCTAAGGAGGGCTGTCCCACCACAAAGGGGAGAGTCTATTTCATTTACCACAGAGCTGTGCGTGAATTCAGGGAGTTGGATGGTCCATACAATTGCCTCAGTGTACCAGGCAATTGACTTGAGATTATGGACCCAGCTAGTGTAAGCTGATAGACATGTGCTGAGTGCATTACATGCCCGAGTGGGTGTGTTTCCTCGGGGATTCCTCTACTGCCTTTTAGGAGATCTCGGAGATCATCTGATGGCAAATACCTCCTTCATCCCTCTCATTTTGCAGAAatgcctcctcttccctttccttctccagaaactcCTGGCCTCTACTTCCTCCCACAAGGCTAGGACCCTGAAAATCCAACCTCCGTCTCCTGTCATCCTCTAATTCTTCCTcccgccctcctcctcctccaattCAAGGCTGCAGCCCAGCCGGGTGGAGATGCACCCTAAAGGGTGAGAGGCTACCCTCCCATTCTCCCCACATCTTTTCACCCACCCAGCAGCACAGACAAGGCAGTGACTGGCAACTGGGGTAGAGATGGAGCTATTCAGGGCCCAGTTCCGGTCTTTATCTCAAGGTGAACACCTGGAGGCTAGGTCCGGGACCAGGCTGACAGAGACATCAAGAGTCCATAGTCTAGAAACATAATTTAATGCATCGCGGTAGGTCTGAGGCGGGAGTGCGGTGTAGAGATGGATTTTCTGATTGCTGGGATTCTGCTGAAGATGGGGTTTCAGCTGATGGACAGGGACATTTGCACAAGTATTTCAGGTCACAAAGAAGGACACCCCAGGGAGCTTGTGCTTGCTTTGGCCTACCTCAGTGGCCAGAGCTGGGAGCCCTCAGTCTCAGGGCTCTCGGAGGAGGAGGGGGACTGGAAGCACTCAGGCATCCCGCTGGGGCCTGTCCAGTCCAATCAGCTCTGCAAAGTCTGCGCTGCCGCCTCCCTGGCTGGGGTTTCAGGTTCACGCTCATTTCTCCACTTGGGCATCCCGCTCTCCCGCCCCGGGTTGCGGCCAGAAACCAGGAGCACAGCCAGGAGCGAGGCAAGTCACAGACACACGGAGGTCGGAAGCGGGGCAGGAAGGACAGCGGGGGTGTGTCTTTTCCAACGATGTCAGGAAGTGTCACGAAGCGAGAGTGGTCCTCGCAAGGGAACAGAGCGCCCCCATGGGCATGGGGCGGCCTGAAGCCACCCATCTCGCTCTCCCTGCTCCTCTAATCCGGGTACAAAAGAAAGCCCGAGAAGGTGCTGTACTTGTTGTTATTGCCTCCGTGCGCCTTTCCGCCGTCCAGCTTCACATACACCTCGTCCCCCGAATCAAGGTGTAGCACCACGCTGTTACTCGCGTAGTCGTAGTTCTGGTCGGCATCCTGCGCGATGGCGCTGGCCCGGACCTGCGGGCGAGCCGTCAGAGCGGGTGGGTCGAATATCTCTGCCTGGGCCCTTGCCCGACCCCCCAAGTGGCGTGCCCCCTGGCCGGCCTTCCGCCTGCCCCTCCAGGGTCCACGCTCCCACCCAGGCTCCACGCTCTCTCTCCAACTTAGTCAACTCCTTCCCAGCACCCTAGTCTCCGCAGTCGCCAGATCTGGGAAGAAGGGAGGCAGAGGGCTTCGGGGACACTGACCCAGTAGGGAAGAGCGGAAACCAGGGGCCAGGGCCAAGAAGAAGGGAGACGGGAGGGCACAGGGGAGAACTGGGCGCACAGGGAGATGAAAGAAGAATGAGGTTTCCGAGAACCCCGCGGGGCTTCAGGCGGCTATGCAAATGGCAGGGGAGTGCAATTTGGGTAGTGGGGAACCCAACCTCCGCAGCTACCGGGTAAAATGCGACCAGGACGCACCGGGAGACGCGATGCTGCGATGCGCCCCCTCCCAGTGGGGAGAAAGAGGCTGAGTTCTCAGGAGGTTTGGGGCTCTGGGTGGGAACGACGGTCCGCGGGGACTTGCGCGGGTGGAGGGGAAGCGGGGGTGTCACTGACCTGCCCGTTCTTGCAGAGGTCCGCCCACATGCTGGTGCCGTCGCCGCCGCGCATGAGGATGTGGTAGGTGAAGAAGTAGATGCCACGCACCTGGCAGCTGAACTTGCCCGTAGTAGGGTCGTAGTGATTGCCGAGATTGGTGACCACGTCGTCGAATTTGAGCACCTCGTAGCCTTCGTGGGGGCTCTTAAGACCCACATAGAAGGCGATCTTGGGACCGCTGAAGGCGGCGCTCAGCGCGCCAGTCACTTCGCCCTCAGAGTCACCGCCGCCCCCGGTTCCGCCACCCACCACCCCGACACCTCCTGCCGCGCCCGCCGTCAGCTGCAGGCCCGGCAGCCCGGGCCGCCCCGAGTCGCCCTTCTCCCCCGGGGGACCCCGGGGTCCAGGTGGGCCCGGCTCTCCCGGGGGGCCCCGCGGTCCCGGCTTGCCGGGTCTCCCCGGGTCGCCCTTGGGTCCCTGGATGAAAGGGGGCGGAGGGTTGACGCTCAGGTCCTGCATGACTTCCAGCGCGGCAGTGCTGGGTCCCGGCGGCGGAGCCTTGGCTCCCGCGGGCCCCCCACCGGGTGCGGCGGTGTAGGGGTCGCAGATCATGCGGCAGGTGCCCATCATCTCGTAGTGCGCCGCGCCGGGGGGCGCCGCCTGCAGCAGCAACGGCACGGCGATAAGCAGCCCCAGCGCCATGGCCAGGAGCACGCCGACGGCCGCCAGGCAGGAGCGGCGCCGCCGCTGCCACAGCCGGGAGGCAACCGCCACCAGCTCCTCCTTGCCGCCTGGGGAGGTAATGGTCGGGCGGCGCAGGCGGCCCCGCTCCCCGCGCTCGGGGGCGGATTCCGCGGGTCCCGGTCGCGCCCCCGACGTGGCGACCCCTTCCTCTGGGCGCGCAACTACTTCAGCGAGAGGCACCCTGGCCCAGGCGCCGGTGCCCACCGCGCTGGGACTGCTCAGGAGAGCCCCGGAGCCCAGCACGCATGGCGGGGGGGCGCAGGACGAGCCCGGCgccgagcgggtccctgcggcTGCGGCCCGGGAGCACCGAGTGGGAAGGCGGAGTCCCGCGAGGGCTCGGCCGCGCTGCCTACTGCCCGGCTCGGCTGGACTCAGCAGGGATCAGCGCGCAGGGAGGGCGCTCGGGCTCCGCGGCGCGCTCTGCTCTGCTCTCCCGCTGCTCGCTGGCTGCCGCGCGGAGGGGGGACCCAGCTACCCTGACGTAAGGAGTCCGGGGCTGAGCGGCGGAGGCGGTGAGGAAGCAGCGCGCGCTGCCATCACTTGGGAGACGGCGCCCTCATGTCATCAGCCTTCGGTCCTCCTCCTATCGGGCGGCGTCCCAGGCAGAGGCGGCAAAGGCGCGGTTCCTCCTGGCGGCGCCTGGGAGCCACAAGTGGGCGCCGCGGGCGCAGCCGGGACCCAGCTCCTCAAGCACACCCACCAGCGGCCACACTCACGCGCCTCCCACCCGCCACACACTTACGGGCGCACACAGGCACGTCCACAGGGCCACGAAGGCGCCCGGAATCCCGATGCCAGCAAGGTCCTTCGGGGATCACCTAATCCACCCTCTGCCTGCAAGAGGACTAGATTTAAACTCCGCTAGTCAAGGAGAACCTCAGTCCCTTAAGCCCAGGAGAGAAGAACTTTCCGAAAGCTCTTCCGAGTTACGTCTTCAGAATAGAATAAATCTCACTTCAGGGTCTTCGCACACCTAAACAGAGGACTCCAAGCTGCCAAAGAGGTACCAGAAAACCAGCCCACCAGCTCTTTTAATGACTCTGAAAAGCCGAAAGCCCCCAATACGAGAGTCTATACTAGCGAGACTTCCCCGGGAGTCCAGCCGTTAGGACGAGgcgcctccactgcagggggcgtggttTTCAATCTCTgatctgagaactaagatcctgcctgctgcctgcCAGGTAGccgaaagaaaaaagaagagactaCTCTCGTCTCTTTTCTTCCACCCAAAGAATGACCTGCCCTTGTACTCTGTATAGAGTTCATTTAAATCCAGATCCCTGGCACCCAACCCTTGGTGGTAATCTTGGTGCACTCAGCTTCATTCCTATCCCGCCACTGCCAGGCAGATCCGCAGATTCCTTTGGACGTTTCCAGTTTCTGGTCCTACTGACCTGGGTCgagatattgaaaaaaaaaaaaaaaaaagtccaaagcCATTCTGAGCCAAAGCTGTGACACCTAATTTAGAGAAGAATTGGGAAGACCTCCAGTCCAGAAATCAAAAGCTCTGTTTTCTGGTTCTGCTCTTGCCCTGCATATGACTTTGGGCAGATTGTTTCCTGCTCCAAGCCTTCGTTTTCCTAACAGGCAGTCTTCCTGACAGGGGAATTCACCAGGAGGGAATGCCTGGGAGGAGAGTCAGTGGTTGATGTCAGTGTTTGGCAGAGCCTCCATGTCTCTGGAACGGATACACCTTCCTGAGGCTATTGCTTTTGAGGAGAACATTCGTTTATCAAGTATTGCCTTGTCTTGGGttactttaaaattcattttgtttgtttctcgtTACTCTGGGTCGTTCCCCCTCTCCACTTCACATGGGTCCAGCCTCTTCATTCATTGATGTCTCTCCCAGGGCATAGCAGAAAAtctggagcctggtaggccttTACTACAGACTGTGGAAAAGGTGACTGAATCTAGCTTGAAGCGAACTTGACTCAGGTGAGAAGAGGGAGACTGGgctcatttattgagcacctactatgacgCATCAGGCACTTGCATGTGCTGCTTCACTTACTCCTCCCAACAGTCCTGCAGATCAGCAGTCATTCTCCATTGTTCAGATGAGAAGAGACAGAGGATTGAAAAGTGTGAAGTGCTTGCCCAGACCTCCACTCGTATAACAGAGCTGGACTCCTCCTCCACCTGGCTCAGGAGCTCTAAGAACCTGGCAGTGAGTATAGCACTGGCCATTAGCTCCTGGCCATGTTTTTCACTGGGTGGCTGGGTCTTAGGagtcctcccttcccttccctaaggCCACCTCTAGGACTGAGGAGCCTCGGTGATTCTAGGAGCTACCCTGCCTGGTTCCAGTCTTGGCTCCGCAGCTTCTTGtcttatgtgaccttgggcaaattgcttcacctccctgagcctcagtcccCATGTGTATAGAATGGGAACTACAGATGTCCCTTTCAAATTATTGAGAGATTTGTTTTTtgttagtagctaagtcatgtctgacttttgccacctcatggactgcgtgGTCAGTGCTGGAAGCAACTATGTCCAAATGTTACCTGTGACTAGCAGAGTCCTCATTACCTGTTCAGCCTCTTtgtttcctgttgttgttgttgtttagctgctaagtcatgtcctacccttttgtgaccccatggactgtagcccatcaggctcctctgtccatgggatttcccaggc
Encoded proteins:
- the C1QL2 gene encoding complement C1q-like protein 2; the encoded protein is MALGLLIAVPLLLQAAPPGAAHYEMMGTCRMICDPYTAAPGGGPAGAKAPPPGPSTAALEVMQDLSVNPPPPFIQGPKGDPGRPGKPGPRGPPGEPGPPGPRGPPGEKGDSGRPGLPGLQLTAGAAGGVGVVGGGTGGGGDSEGEVTGALSAAFSGPKIAFYVGLKSPHEGYEVLKFDDVVTNLGNHYDPTTGKFSCQVRGIYFFTYHILMRGGDGTSMWADLCKNGQVRASAIAQDADQNYDYASNSVVLHLDSGDEVYVKLDGGKAHGGNNNKYSTFSGFLLYPD